A segment of the Chloroflexota bacterium genome:
GGACGGATCACCTTCCGCTTTAAGACTCCCAACCGAACCGGCTGATATCTGGTTCGTACCCCAATTCGGAAAGAGCGGACCAGGCCGGTTGCGTATTGGCGCGCATAATTTCCTCTTCGACTTTGAGGAATGGCGGTGGGCCCCGGTGTTTGTCGTTCCCTTTCCACGCGGCGGCCCGGTGGTATGAGCCAAAGGAGGGTAGGGTGACCACAACAACGCAGGCTGAAGTCGCCCGTCTGGAGCAAGAGTTGGCCGAGGCCAGGGAGAAGCTGGCAGCCGTCGAGGAACAGCTGGCAGAGCGCCCTGACTTCGGCTTGGGCCAGGGTAACGCGATGATCTACGAGTGGGAGATGAACCTGGCCGAGCGTGAGCGCCTTCAGGAGAAGATCGCTTCCCTGGAAGAGGCGCTGGAAAAGGCGCGGGCAGGACGTTACGGGATCTGCGAGGTGTGTGGTCAGCCCATCGACCCGGAGCGGTTGAAGATCCTGCCCGACACCAAGCTGTGCGTTAACTGCGCGGCTTCCAAACGATGATCCCAACCAATCAGGCACTCCTAAGGGGCCGCGATCTCCAAGCGGCCCCTTTTTACTTGGCCCATCGCGAGGATTTCCCTGAACTCGTCGGCGGGCTTTCCCCGCATATGCTAGGATGGCGATGACCGAAGGATTGGAGCGAAGCTGGGAAGATCTAGCTTCTGCCCTGAACCCACGTCAACGGGAGGCGGTAACAGCGCCGGCAGGGCCTTTGCTCGTCATCGCCGGCCCCGGTAGCGGCAAGACGCGCGTCATCACCTACCGAGCGATCTACCTCATCACCCAGCGAGGCGTCCCGCCCGACCGCATCCTGGCCGTCACCTTCACGAACCGGGCTGCCGAGGAGATGCGTGCACGCCTTGAACAGGTGGCAGGCGTATCCGGCGAGGACATCTGGCTTCACACCTTCCACGCCGTCGGCCTTCGTCTCCTGCGCGAGCACGGCGAGGCCATCGATCTGCCTGCCGATTTCATCGTCGCCGACGAGGAGATGCAGCATCAGGCGTTGCGGGATGCACTGCGAGAGCTGGACCTCAGCCCAGAGCTATACCCGATCCACGCCTTGCAGGATTACATCAGCCGCAGAAAGGGCGCCATGCAGGATCCAGCGCGCTCCCTGGCCCGGGAGGAGATGGAGATCATCTACGCGGACGTCGCGCGCGCCTATCAGGATTGGCTTCAAAAACACCAGGCCCTCGACTTCGATGATCTGATCTATTACGCCGTGCAATTGCTGGCGCGCCGGGCAGATATCCGTCGCCAGGTACAGGCGCAATTGCCCCATGTGCTAGTGGACGAGTACCAGGATATCAACCTGGCCCAATACCATCTGCTGACCCTGCTGGCCTCCCCGGGAAGCGATATCACCGTCGTCGCCGACGGCGACCAGTCCATCTACGGCTGGCGGGGGGCTCAGCCATCGCTGATCGATCGGTTCCAGCGCCGCTACCGCCCGCGCGTGATCGTGCTCGAGCAGAGCTACCGTTCCACTCAGACAATCCTCTACGCCGCCCAGTGGCTGATCGCCCGCGGCCAGGCACCTCCCTGGCGCGACCCCAAGCGGCGGACCTACCTTCGCACCGTTCACTCACGCGGCGATCCCATCTACCACTACATTTTCGCCACAGCTCAGCAGGAACAGGCCTGGCTGGCCGCCCTGATCCGCCGCCTGCACGAGGAGCGGGGCTATCGGTATGGCGACATCGCGATCCTGTACCGCACCCACCGGCTGGCCGACCCGCTGGAGGGCTACCTGGTCCAGCACGGCATCCCGGTGCATCGCGTGCAAAAAGATCACTTCTTCCGGCGCCCCCTGGTGCGCGAGGTAACCCGATATCTGCATCTGTTGCGCTCACTGGCCTCCGCGCCGGACCAGGAGGTGATCGCCGCCCTCAACTTCCCGCGAACGTTGGTGGACGAGCTGACCATCATGCAGCTAGAGCGGCTCGCGCACCGTCATCAGATCAGCCTAGCAGAGCTGGTCCGTTCCAGCGATCGTTTCCCCGAGCTCAGCCCGCTGACCCGGGCGGCCTTACGCTCCTTCCTCCAACTCTTCGAGGAGGAACTGCGTCCGGTCGCCCATCAGCCGGTCACCGTGATCGTGGAACGGTTGCTGGATACCCTGGCGGTCCGCCGTAGGCCTTTTGACCCCGAAGAGTGGCGGCGCCTGCTCGACTGGGCCGAGTTCTCCGCCCGCCCCGACGCTGTAGCCCGGATTCGCGATTGGCTGGATCGCCGTGTACCTTTCACCGTCTACGCTCCCCCCACGATCGATGGCGCGTGCGCGGCAGCCATCCTGTGCCGCGCCCTGCGGGACTATCTGGCCTACCCCGTCGCCGCCCAATTGGACGCGTCGCTGGACAGCCCGCAACTGAACCTCGTCGCCGAGGGGGAGCCGGCGCTGACCGTGCACGTCCCGCCCCAGCGCGCAGTGGGCCAATCCCTCGCCGCCATCGCCTGGAGACTGGCACAGGATATCCTGGCAACCTATGAGACCCTCGCCGACGGCCGGTTCGTGGTGTATGATCTGGAGACTACGGGCACGAATGTCCGTCGGGATGAGATCGTGGAGATCGGGGCCCAAGTCATGGAACATCGACGAGATGCGGCCCCACCTTTCTATTCGCTGGTACGCCCCGCCCGGGGCTCCATCCCGGCGGCGGCGACGAAAGTGCACGGCATCTCCTGGGCCGATGTGAAGGACGCGGATCCCATCGAGGTCGTGTTGCCGCGATTCCTGGCGTATGTGGGAGAGTCCACGGTGGCCGGGCACAACATCATCGCGTTTGACAACCGGTTCGTCGATCGGGAGGCCGCCCGGCTGTTGGGACGCTCCTTTCGCAACCCGGCGCTGGACACCCTGTCGCTGGCCCAGCGCCTGCTGCCCGATGAACACAGCTACAGCCTGGAACACCTCCTACGCAGGCTGAAGCTGGGCGAGGCGGTTGAGCATCGCGCGGCCCAGGATGTCCAGCAGACACAGATGCTCCTGCTCGCCCTGCTTGAGGAGAACCGGCGACAGCTGGCGCTGAATGCCCTGCCGGAGATGCTCCCGTGGGTGGGGTTGGGCCTGCTGGGCGCTGAGGCCGATTTGGAGGACGAGAACCGGGCGCTATGGCACGGCGCATTGCGCACGCGAGAGCTCGCGCCCCCGCTGGAGGAACACATCGTGGCGCAACTGCCGGTGGAGGAGCGCGCTCGACTGGATGAGCTCGCGCGGCGCCTGATGGCCGTACCGCCCCCACCCATGGCCGAAGATGAGGCCTGGAGCGCCATGCGCGAGAACTTCATGGCCTACCTCGCGAGCTTCGCACGCTTCAGCCGGGATCTCTCGCTGGGCGCCTTCCTGGACCACCAGGCCCTGGTCACCAGCCTGGACATCGAGGGCACGGGGACGGAAGGGGACCGGGTGACGATGATGACCCTTCACAACGCCAAGGGAACGGAGTTCCCGGTGGTCATCATCATCGGTGTGGAGGAGGAGAATCTGCCTCTGTGGACGACCATGGAGGAGGAGGAGGCGCTGGCTGAGGAGCGTCGCGTGTTCTACGTGGGTATGACCCGAGCGCGAGAGCGGCTGTTCCTCTGCTCTGTACGCGATCGAGGCGATGGCTTCGTTCGCCTGCCCTCCCGATTCGCGTTCGAGCTGCCCGCCGAATACGTGCGCCGCTTTCGCATCGATCCCCAGGGGCAGGTGCAGGAGCTTGACCCATCCGGCAAAACGGCGGAAAGATGACCCTGGTCACCTCTCCGCCGCTCATTTTCCCCAATCGCACGATCCCCCGACACCACGCCGGCGGAGCGCTCTACGGCAACACCTGCATCCACACCGTCATGGCGCACGCGCCACGATGATTCCAGGCGTAATACGGGATGGCGGTCAGCGTCGCGGGGCGGAGGGATGTGCGCCGCGGGGCCCACGGACGGTATAACTTCTGATCTTCTTCCTCGGGGAGGGCACCCTGAGCGATCAGCCGGGTTACGCCCCCCAGAAGCTCCGGCCGGTGCTCGACGACGATCTCGCCTCGAGCGTCCAACAGGGCATCCAGCACAGAGACGCCGGGATTGTCATGCGCCTCCCAGCAGTACACGATAGGCCCTCGCTGC
Coding sequences within it:
- a CDS encoding UvrD-helicase domain-containing protein produces the protein MTEGLERSWEDLASALNPRQREAVTAPAGPLLVIAGPGSGKTRVITYRAIYLITQRGVPPDRILAVTFTNRAAEEMRARLEQVAGVSGEDIWLHTFHAVGLRLLREHGEAIDLPADFIVADEEMQHQALRDALRELDLSPELYPIHALQDYISRRKGAMQDPARSLAREEMEIIYADVARAYQDWLQKHQALDFDDLIYYAVQLLARRADIRRQVQAQLPHVLVDEYQDINLAQYHLLTLLASPGSDITVVADGDQSIYGWRGAQPSLIDRFQRRYRPRVIVLEQSYRSTQTILYAAQWLIARGQAPPWRDPKRRTYLRTVHSRGDPIYHYIFATAQQEQAWLAALIRRLHEERGYRYGDIAILYRTHRLADPLEGYLVQHGIPVHRVQKDHFFRRPLVREVTRYLHLLRSLASAPDQEVIAALNFPRTLVDELTIMQLERLAHRHQISLAELVRSSDRFPELSPLTRAALRSFLQLFEEELRPVAHQPVTVIVERLLDTLAVRRRPFDPEEWRRLLDWAEFSARPDAVARIRDWLDRRVPFTVYAPPTIDGACAAAILCRALRDYLAYPVAAQLDASLDSPQLNLVAEGEPALTVHVPPQRAVGQSLAAIAWRLAQDILATYETLADGRFVVYDLETTGTNVRRDEIVEIGAQVMEHRRDAAPPFYSLVRPARGSIPAAATKVHGISWADVKDADPIEVVLPRFLAYVGESTVAGHNIIAFDNRFVDREAARLLGRSFRNPALDTLSLAQRLLPDEHSYSLEHLLRRLKLGEAVEHRAAQDVQQTQMLLLALLEENRRQLALNALPEMLPWVGLGLLGAEADLEDENRALWHGALRTRELAPPLEEHIVAQLPVEERARLDELARRLMAVPPPPMAEDEAWSAMRENFMAYLASFARFSRDLSLGAFLDHQALVTSLDIEGTGTEGDRVTMMTLHNAKGTEFPVVIIIGVEEENLPLWTTMEEEEALAEERRVFYVGMTRARERLFLCSVRDRGDGFVRLPSRFAFELPAEYVRRFRIDPQGQVQELDPSGKTAER